TTCCTGATAATCAACAGCAATAATGTGTTGACTTTCAATAAACTGCCAGACTGGCTGCGGGGCAAAATAAAAATAATGGGAGAAATCAAACGAGATAGCAGGCGTAATAACCGCATCCAGAGAAAGTGCACTTACCGTAGCCTGATGATCGTCTGCTGTATTTGACGATTTTTCCTTGGAAATTCCCTTGGCTATTGACTGTGTTTTTTGAGCAAATTTCTGAACCGAATTAACATTATCCGACCATGACCGCGCACCGGCCACCATGAGCAACATGGAAGCAAGCAATAAGCTAATGGTCTGGTTAATAATTTTTTTCGTCTGCACGATTCGGTCTTCGATTTAAAACGCAAATTTTAAACCAAAATATCACATTCGCAAATGGTTTGCCTGAAATATCTGAATTATCCTTTTGACAAACTGTAAATTATGAGAAGGATTCGTAAGCCTTTACTTCAAACGGCCATATTTTCGCATGATTTCCAATACTTTTTCTTTTGGTAATTCTTCCATTTTATGATCCTGAAATCCTTCGGTTGTTTTAGCCATAAATAGCGAATTGATAATCGCCTCATTGGTAGCTTCGATCGCTGCCATAAAAAGTGGCGATACGAAATCGTTGTGCAAAAGTGTCACACTGGAAGTTCCCTGAGTAGTTTCATGCGGAATCTGATAGGCGGTTGAAAAAGCAATGACATAATCCCCGCTGCCATTCGAAGCAATTCCGCCAGTTTCTGCCAGACCCATAATAGCGCGTTTTGCCAGACGTTTCAGATTTCTTGCATCCAAAGGCGCATCGGTTGCGATGATCATCATACAAGAACCGTCAGAAGATTTATCCAAAGATTCTTTAAAAGCATATTTTCCCAGTTCTTCTCCAACTGGTACACCGTTTACTTTTAAAACACCTCCGAAATTTGTTTGCGTTAAAACACCAACTGTATAACCGCCCAGTTTTTCCGGCAATTTTCTGGAAGAAGTTCCGATTCCGCCTTTCCAGTTAAAACAAACAGTTCCGGTACCGGCACCCACATTTCCTTCTTCCACTTTTCCTGTTTGTGCTTTCTTCAAAGCTTCCAGAACATTTTCTTTTTTGACATGACGACCGCGGATATCATTCAGGAAACTGTCATTTGTTTCGCCAACAACCGGATTTACGGAACGTACATTTTCATTTCCTTTTTGATTCAATGTCCAGTCAATTAATGCATCGGCTGCCGTAGGAACGCTTAATGTATTTGTTAAAATAATTGGCGTTTCCATCGTTCCCAATTCCTCAACCTGTGAATAACCAGTAAGTTTTCCAAAACCATTTCCAATGTAAATCGCCGCCGGGATTTTTTGCTGAAACAGATTTCCATCTTTTGGAATAATGGCTGTAATGCCTGTTCGGATATTTTTCCCTTCAACCAAAGTTACCTGACCAACTTTCACTCCGGCCACATCCGTTATCGCGTTGTATTGACCGGTTGGTAATACACCAATTTTAATTCCAAGTTCTCTCGGCCGCTTTTGTGCAAAAAGTTGAACGGATGTTAAAAGTAAAATGATAAGGAGTACGTTTTTCATAAAAATCAGGTTTGGAACCTCCAAGATACAAAGTAAGATTTAGCCTTGTGACCGAAATATTTGATTATTTACCAAAACAAAAGCCCCCGGAATTTCCGGCGGCTTTTAAAATTATATAATTAATAACACCCTAATCTTCTTCCGGTCTCGCTTTTGCAGGATCAACGATTGTTTCCATTCTGCTTACCGCTGATGCGCCAAAGTAACCCAACGCTTTTCTGCCGTTTGGATCAGCATTTACAACATTCGATTTGATATTGGCAATAGGCGTAGCATAAATCCCTCCATTTGTGCTCTGATCAACCACCTGCTGCAAAAAGTAAAATGCTTCGTTGGTAATGCTATGCAGCTCAACACCCACATGACTACCAGCCTGATACAAAGAATCATAGGTAATTGACCTTCTTAATGGCTGGATAAATATCAACCCATCCGAAGGTGCACCGGCGCTGAAAGCTGCATCATAAGCAATTGAAATTTTCTTAGCCTTATCCACATTCGTTTTTCCGTTCAATACTTCTTTAATCCAGTACGTATCGCCCGTTCCGATGAAATCTCTTGCATAAAATTCAACGATATAACCCGTTTTTTGTCCTTTATCCTTATCCGGTTTAATAGGAAGTGTCTCATGCGTGTAAGCAATAGAATCTATTTTCGGAACACGTTTGATTTCATTCTGAGCCGTATAAACTTCTTTTTCATACTCAATTCTCAAAGTATATTTCCTCCCAATTCGTCCCAAACTGTCCGTTGCAAGGCTGCCCCAGGTATATTTTCCATTTTTTGAAGCATCTTCGAAATTATAGACATTACCAATATTGTCCGTAACCGTTACTTTGGCGCCCAAAACCGGCTGAATCGGATTACTGTCAAAGTAAGCGGAAGACCAGGTAAGGGTAATCGTTTGCGTTCCGGGCTGATTCGTGATCCAGCCGTCCACCACGAGCTGCGTAGGGCCTGTTTCTGTTTTTAAATCAATCACATCCTCGCAACCCGACAATCCGATGATTGCCATAAGTACAACCGCGACGTTAAAAAAAACTTTTTTAGAATTTATATTTTGCTTCTTCATGGCTGATTAAAACTTAAAATTATAAGTAACAGAAGGAATAAGACTTCCAATTACAGAATAGCGTACGGCTTGTGTTCTCAGCAGATTCTGAGCCTGTTCGCTGGCTGTTGGCTTGTCCTCGTTTTGGCGTGTGTAAACCGAGAATGCGTTTCTGCGGTTGTAGACATTGTAAATTGAGAAAACCCATTCACCTTCCCCGGTTCCAAAAAGTTTTTTACGTGCTTTAAGTGTCGCCGCAAGATCCAGACGATGGTAAGCCGGGATACGGCTGTTATTTCTCGCATTGTTATAATTATTACCCAGCGAATAACCGCCCCATGAATATCCGTTGGTTGGGAAAGTTGCAGGCGTTCCAGAAGCAATCGTAAAATTGGATGATAAGGTCAGCCTTTTATTTAACTCATAAATCGCTACCGATGTGAAGTTATGCGGCTTATCAAAACGTGCGTTAAACCAGTTTCCATTGTTCACGCCATCAACTTCTCTTTCAGTTTTAGACAAAGTATAACTCACCCAGCCTGTTAACCGGCCTTTATTTTTTTTAAGGTAAAATTCCGCTCCATAAGCTCTTCCTTTACCTGTCAGCAAATCTCCTTCTACAAATTGATTCAATAACAAATCTGAACCGACAACGTAGTCAAGCTGATTGTGCAGCTTTTTGTAATAAACCTCAACCGAAGCTTCGTACATATTATCCCTGAAATTGCGGAACCAACCCATTGCAACCTGATCAGCAAGTTCTGGTTTTATGTTGGAAGAACTCAGCGTCCAGACATCCAGCGGAGAACTTGCAGCCGTATTTGACAACAAATGCAGATATTGCGACATACGGTTGTAACTTATTTTCAAAGATGAAACCGAGCTCAGACCAATATTCACCGCAAAACGAGGCTCCCAGTTTCCGTATGTTTTGATAACGTCTCCGCTTTGATATTCTTTCCCAGGTAAAATTGGCTGTCTCCTGATTCCTGCCGTTGTATCACGGTAAGAATATTCAATCCCCGCTCCCAAACTGCGGAAATAAGAATAGCGGATACCATATTGTAAGGAAATCTTGTCAGTCAATTTTTGTTCGTTGGCGATGTACAAAGCAGACTCGTCTGCGTGTCGTGAAGGAAGATCCAGATTCAAACCTTCTCCCTCTGAAACTGCCGTAGCTTTTCCAGGACGTGAATCATAATTGATATACTGACCACCAAAAGTTAGCTGATTATTCGGCGTGATATAATAGGTGAAATCCGGTTTTATACTTTTAGTGATAATTTTGGAATTCCAGACGAATCGGTCTTTTGCATTTTTGTCGTCTTCATTTTGTCCCAGATTATAATCATAGTTACTGTAATAAGCCGTCAGGTTCATAAACAGTTTGTTAGAAAAAATATGATTCCAACGCCCTGTTAATGTTTTATTCCCCCAGCCAAAACCAAAATCTCCACCTCCAAAAATATCTTTTCCTAAATAACCGGATGCGAAAAATGTATCCTTATTCCCTAACCGGTAATTTACTTTGGCTGTTAAATCATAAAAATTAAACTTGGAATCTTTCAAATCTTTGTTCAAAAATGGTTTTGCCAAAATATCTATATACGACCGGCGCGCCGCCACAATGAATGATCCTTTCCCTGCGGCAAAAGGCTGTTCATAAGTAAGGCGGGAGAAAATAGAGCCGATACCACCATTGATCTCACGTTTTTTTGCATTTCCTTCTTTCATCCGTACATCCAGAATGGAAGAAATACGACCACCATATTGTGCAGGAATTCCACCTTTAAATAGCTTTACATCTTTTACAACATCCGGATTGAAAACTGAGAAGAAACCAAATAAGTGGGAAGAATTGAAGACAGGAGCTTCATCCAAAAGAACCAGGTTCTGAGAAATATCACCCCCGCGAACATTAAAGCCTGAAGCACCTTCACCAACTGTAGTAACACCAGGCAATAATTGTATACTGCGTATCAAATCAACTTCTCCAAGCAATGCAGGCATTTTCTTGATCGTTTTCATTTCAACTTTATTGACAGACATTTCAATGCTCCTCACATTATCGTCCTCTTTTTTGGTTGAAATTGTAACCTCTTTCAGGTTTTCGCTTTCGTCAGCTAATTCAATACTGACCGTTTGATCGGCATTTAATTCGATGGTTTTCGTATTTTTCTGATATCCCATGTAAGAATAAACAACCGTGTAGGAGCCGGCCGGCAGGGTGAGCGAATAAAAACCATATGGATTTGTTACCACGCCTGTCTGTGCTTCACGAACGTAAACTGAAACGCCAATTAAACCTTCCCCGTTTGCAAGATCTTTAACATACCCGCTTACGGTGTGTTTAGTTTGTGCAGTTACCGCCAGACTGAAAAAAGACAACAATAACCCAATCCACTTTTTCTGTATTTTATTTTTCATGCTAATGGTTTGATGATTAATACGAAGACGGACCAGGACAATTCATTACTTTTTATAAATTGAACTTTTCCTATTTGGAGGACAACCAATTTAAAACTTCCCCCTACGATGGTTAAAAAATAAAAATAAGATTTTGTCCGATCGCAATGTAAAACAAGTGATAATCAGATTAGCATTACATAAAAAAATGATGAACAGCCGAATTTAGCGACTGAATGGGAGGATTTCTTACGTAATTCTAAAAATCAGAATTGGTATTATTTGTAGAAATTATTACAACAGCTCCCGGATCGGAACATTCTTGTAATAATTGACTTGTTGTTTTTTGCAAAAGGGGATGAATAAAATCAGGAGCGATTTCATTTAAAGGAACGAGCGTAAATCTTCGTTCGTGCAGTCTGGGATGTGGTAAAGTAAGACGGGCAGAATCCAGAACAAGATCCTGATAATAAAGCATATCGATATCAATCACCCGAGCGCCCCATCTTTCATAGCGCACTCTTCCCAGCTCATGTTCTATTTCCAGAACCATGCGCAGGACTTCTTCCGGCAATAATCCGGTTGACACGATAAGAATCTGATTCAAAAAAGCAGGCTGATCCAAAACGCCCCAGGGAGCAGTTTCGTAAATAGAAGAAGCAGATTGAATTTTACCAATTCTCTCTTCAATCAACATTTCTGCCGATTTGAGAATTTGCAATCTGTCCCCGAGATTGGAGCCCAACAGAAGAAAAACGTTTTGAGCAGCAGAAATTTCGTCAATCATGTTTCTGATAAATATTTACTGAATCTGTAATTTCTTTACCATCATAATTGCCGGACATTTTCCAGTTCAAAAGCCTTACGAAAAAAAGGACTCCCTGAAAAAAGGAAGTCCTTTCTAATAAATTCGCAAATTTCTTAGAACGTAAGCGTTCCTTTATCGTATGCTTTTTGGATCGTAGCTTCAATACCGTTCTTGTTGATTGTACGAAGAGCAGAAGTAGCTACTTTCAACGTAACCCATTCTCCTGATGAAGGAAGGAAGAAACGTTTCTTTTGTAAATTCGGGAAGAATTTACGTTTTGTTTTATTGTTAGCGTGAGAAACATTATTTCCAACGCGTGTTCTTTTACCAGTAATTTGACAAACCTTAGCCATGACGATCAATTTTTCCAAATGAGGGTGCAAATATAGGTATTTATTATTTTGGTGCAAATAAAAATGAAAGATATTTGAAAAAGAATGCGTTAGAAAGTCATTCTAAATCCCACACCGTGAACGTTATCAATGCGGATTGCAGGGTCTGCGGACAGATATTTGCGCAATCTCGAAATAAAAACATCCAGACTTCTTCCCATAAAATAATCGTCGTCTCCCCAGATCGCTTTCAGCAATTCATCCCGGCGAATCACCTGATCGGGACGTTCGGAGAGATATTTTAGTACCTCAGCTTCACGGAACGTAAGTGTTTGCAGACTGTCATTTATAGACAACGTCAGCTTTGTAAAATCGAAATTATATTTCCCAACCGTATTGGTTTTGGGCTGAGCAGGCGTTGGTTTTCCTGAATTATTTCTGCGCAGAATAACTTCGATCCGCATCTTCAATTCCTGGATACTGAAAGGTTTGGTGACGTAATCATCCGCACCTAATTCAAAACCTTTGATCTTGTCTTCCTGCAAAGCTCTTGCCGTCAAAAATAAAATCGGAACCTGCTTATCCGACTTCCGGATATTTTCCGCCAATGTAAAACCGTCCATTTTTGGAAGCATTACGTCCAGTACACAAATGTCAAAATGCTCTTTTTCTATAAATTCCAGAGCTTCTGCGCCGTCGCTGGCATGTACGACCTCGTAGTCATAGGCTTCCAGGTTATCCTTCGTTGCAAAGGCCAGATTCGGGTCGTCCTCGACGTATAAAATTTTCTTTTTCAAGTGTAACTGATTTTAGTTTTAGGTTGAAGCAAAAATTATTTTTGAGGAATGCTGATACTAAACGTACTTCCTTGTCCCAGCGCACTGTCAAGTTCCAAATGCCAGTGATGGGAGCGGACGATTTGTTTGACATAACTTAGGCCAATTCCTGAGCCTTTCACATTATGCACATCAGCATTAGAAATTCTGAAAAACTTGTTGAAAATCTTTTTCTGATACTCTTTGGCAATTCCCAAACCTTTATCTTCGACACAAATAATAAGGCAATTTTTCTTATTAAAAGTCCTGACCACTACTTCCGGCAGATTGGGGGAATATTTTATCGCGTTATCGATCAGGTTCGTGATCATGTTTCTGAAATGGAAAATATCGGCTTCAATAAAATGATTCGCCGCCTCATATTTCAATTTAATTTTTCCTTCAAAAGGTAACAACAAAGAGTCAATAACCTGATTTACGTCAATTTTTTCCTTTTTCAGATTGAGCGAATGCCTTTCCGCTTTGGCGATGGAAAGCACCATTTCAACCTGATTTTGCAGCCTGAGAATTTCTTCCTGAACAATGTGTACATAACGTTTATGACGCTCAGGCTGGGTGACAATAATATCGGAATTTAAAACATCAGCGGCAATACGGATGGTTGAAATCGGCGTTTGCAGTTCATGTGTCATATTATTCACAAAATTACGCTGCACCTCCGACAAATGTTTTTGTTTTAAAATAATAAACAATGCATAAGCAAAGAAACCAACCGCCAATAGTACGAGAATGGACGACCAGATCCAGCCGGTCAGATTTCCGGCCATATAAGTGGATTGTTCCGGAAAACGTACCCCGAAATAGTATGGATATTTATCTGTCTTTTCCCAATTAGAAGTTTTCGCGGAAGTTTTGTCGTTTGTCTTTGTACTCAGCGACATGCCATAACGCATCCGGTCAGTCGTACAATCATAAATCCCGACTTCAAAATCCGTAATCAGGTTATGTTTTTGAAAACTGTCTTTAATAAAATGTTCAAGCAAATCCGGCTGCGTGGTCGCGTTGGTATTAACCAGAAAATACTCCGGTGATAATTGCTCAACCGGATTGGAAGTCTGCATAACGCCATTGACCGACGCAAGTTCCTGGGCAACATCCT
The sequence above is drawn from the Dyadobacter subterraneus genome and encodes:
- a CDS encoding DmpA family aminopeptidase, whose protein sequence is MKNVLLIILLLTSVQLFAQKRPRELGIKIGVLPTGQYNAITDVAGVKVGQVTLVEGKNIRTGITAIIPKDGNLFQQKIPAAIYIGNGFGKLTGYSQVEELGTMETPIILTNTLSVPTAADALIDWTLNQKGNENVRSVNPVVGETNDSFLNDIRGRHVKKENVLEALKKAQTGKVEEGNVGAGTGTVCFNWKGGIGTSSRKLPEKLGGYTVGVLTQTNFGGVLKVNGVPVGEELGKYAFKESLDKSSDGSCMMIIATDAPLDARNLKRLAKRAIMGLAETGGIASNGSGDYVIAFSTAYQIPHETTQGTSSVTLLHNDFVSPLFMAAIEATNEAIINSLFMAKTTEGFQDHKMEELPKEKVLEIMRKYGRLK
- a CDS encoding DUF4249 domain-containing protein is translated as MKKQNINSKKVFFNVAVVLMAIIGLSGCEDVIDLKTETGPTQLVVDGWITNQPGTQTITLTWSSAYFDSNPIQPVLGAKVTVTDNIGNVYNFEDASKNGKYTWGSLATDSLGRIGRKYTLRIEYEKEVYTAQNEIKRVPKIDSIAYTHETLPIKPDKDKGQKTGYIVEFYARDFIGTGDTYWIKEVLNGKTNVDKAKKISIAYDAAFSAGAPSDGLIFIQPLRRSITYDSLYQAGSHVGVELHSITNEAFYFLQQVVDQSTNGGIYATPIANIKSNVVNADPNGRKALGYFGASAVSRMETIVDPAKARPEED
- a CDS encoding TonB-dependent receptor; this translates as MKNKIQKKWIGLLLSFFSLAVTAQTKHTVSGYVKDLANGEGLIGVSVYVREAQTGVVTNPYGFYSLTLPAGSYTVVYSYMGYQKNTKTIELNADQTVSIELADESENLKEVTISTKKEDDNVRSIEMSVNKVEMKTIKKMPALLGEVDLIRSIQLLPGVTTVGEGASGFNVRGGDISQNLVLLDEAPVFNSSHLFGFFSVFNPDVVKDVKLFKGGIPAQYGGRISSILDVRMKEGNAKKREINGGIGSIFSRLTYEQPFAAGKGSFIVAARRSYIDILAKPFLNKDLKDSKFNFYDLTAKVNYRLGNKDTFFASGYLGKDIFGGGDFGFGWGNKTLTGRWNHIFSNKLFMNLTAYYSNYDYNLGQNEDDKNAKDRFVWNSKIITKSIKPDFTYYITPNNQLTFGGQYINYDSRPGKATAVSEGEGLNLDLPSRHADESALYIANEQKLTDKISLQYGIRYSYFRSLGAGIEYSYRDTTAGIRRQPILPGKEYQSGDVIKTYGNWEPRFAVNIGLSSVSSLKISYNRMSQYLHLLSNTAASSPLDVWTLSSSNIKPELADQVAMGWFRNFRDNMYEASVEVYYKKLHNQLDYVVGSDLLLNQFVEGDLLTGKGRAYGAEFYLKKNKGRLTGWVSYTLSKTEREVDGVNNGNWFNARFDKPHNFTSVAIYELNKRLTLSSNFTIASGTPATFPTNGYSWGGYSLGNNYNNARNNSRIPAYHRLDLAATLKARKKLFGTGEGEWVFSIYNVYNRRNAFSVYTRQNEDKPTASEQAQNLLRTQAVRYSVIGSLIPSVTYNFKF
- the folK gene encoding 2-amino-4-hydroxy-6-hydroxymethyldihydropteridine diphosphokinase, producing MIDEISAAQNVFLLLGSNLGDRLQILKSAEMLIEERIGKIQSASSIYETAPWGVLDQPAFLNQILIVSTGLLPEEVLRMVLEIEHELGRVRYERWGARVIDIDMLYYQDLVLDSARLTLPHPRLHERRFTLVPLNEIAPDFIHPLLQKTTSQLLQECSDPGAVVIISTNNTNSDF
- the rpmB gene encoding 50S ribosomal protein L28 gives rise to the protein MAKVCQITGKRTRVGNNVSHANNKTKRKFFPNLQKKRFFLPSSGEWVTLKVATSALRTINKNGIEATIQKAYDKGTLTF
- a CDS encoding response regulator transcription factor; its protein translation is MKKKILYVEDDPNLAFATKDNLEAYDYEVVHASDGAEALEFIEKEHFDICVLDVMLPKMDGFTLAENIRKSDKQVPILFLTARALQEDKIKGFELGADDYVTKPFSIQELKMRIEVILRRNNSGKPTPAQPKTNTVGKYNFDFTKLTLSINDSLQTLTFREAEVLKYLSERPDQVIRRDELLKAIWGDDDYFMGRSLDVFISRLRKYLSADPAIRIDNVHGVGFRMTF
- a CDS encoding sensor histidine kinase, whose protein sequence is MPRRSIRWLTVFSAVLIIGVVITQIYWVKQALDLRHRQFNQNAHVALQDVAQELASVNGVMQTSNPVEQLSPEYFLVNTNATTQPDLLEHFIKDSFQKHNLITDFEVGIYDCTTDRMRYGMSLSTKTNDKTSAKTSNWEKTDKYPYYFGVRFPEQSTYMAGNLTGWIWSSILVLLAVGFFAYALFIILKQKHLSEVQRNFVNNMTHELQTPISTIRIAADVLNSDIIVTQPERHKRYVHIVQEEILRLQNQVEMVLSIAKAERHSLNLKKEKIDVNQVIDSLLLPFEGKIKLKYEAANHFIEADIFHFRNMITNLIDNAIKYSPNLPEVVVRTFNKKNCLIICVEDKGLGIAKEYQKKIFNKFFRISNADVHNVKGSGIGLSYVKQIVRSHHWHLELDSALGQGSTFSISIPQK